GTGAAAATTATATTAAGCTTTGAAGtcaattttctctgaaatgggttttcCCCATCATCTGTGTGATACAACGGTTCAGATGACCGCCAAAAATATGCATGGTGAGCTTGCAAAAACAGCTATTATTTCAACTTACCCAACCACCTTGCTCTAGAATAGCTTGAGCTAGATTCTCCTCAATGTACTGCGCTGCAAAGTCTGTGACGGCAGCAATTCCTCTACTCCCTTGATCCAACACACTGACTGCCATCTGTCTTGTATACTTCATCATTACTGCgacctaccaaaaaaaaaacaaattgcagTCATATAACACTTTTAATTCGCTCCTTTCAGTCACAATACCTACAAATATGAATTATCATGAATAATTAACGGTAAGAAGACAAATACACACAATTACTTACCAAGAGAAATGAGGAAGACAAAAAGAGCTGGCAGTCTTATAAGTCAATTCACTTCACAATTTATGTTCAACACATATCCTGAGCCTACATGAAGTGGAAGCACCGAgatatttttatcattcttttcttgttttcttattGATTTAATTACAGGAGTAATCTAAAGTTATATGACTTATAATAGAGAGatttcgattgtctgcgactgcaacgtattcctagttcaccggaagtggtgacaccgctcgttcagtatcacgttcgtacactgatgaaaacagtttcgaCTTAATCGACGTACCCGTACTGGGCCCATACCAGAccacagcatataccagcgtgatagcgagcgggccgTGGGCCGATGCTCGGCCGGAGAGTCAGGCGCAGCATCACCCTACGAACCAGTGGGGCGACTGAGGGTGCAACACttgcactcttgcgcaaaaagcCGCAAAAACACAGTTGTTTGGAAATagaacatcaattacctatcggatatgtagtgtctgaaaacaggacacactaaatgtaatggaaaagctggtgctggtaacaagcagtaatttgcagtttaccagccctgctgaatcaTTGAAAGCCAagtgttgatgcggcttcattcatttttgctaagcttggatgacgtcatcatgcaCGAACAagcgctcgttcgagcactatgacaGCGAAcgtcaaaaccttcaaatacgagtcacagatttgggcagtgaacgagaaggctcgtcacagaatacttcgcgcatgcgcagtgctcccaAAATCCCTTAATgtcgtacgtccacatggctcgtctcagaaaacgaaaggtctcaaATCCTACACATATCTTTTCATGCTCATTTGTTTCTGTCTATCTTTcccttatcttttttttcttttttctttttcttacctACTTGAAAAATCATAGGGGGAAAGTCAACCCCCACCCGTTACTAACCGCACCCCTCTGCCTACACACAGAACTTACATGATACCAGCCCGGCACCGAGTTCTTGACTAAGCTTTTCATCCCCGATTTGAAGCTACCGTAGTTGAGGGGTCCAGCGCCGTGTGACATGGCTTGCTGGTAAGCCTGTTCGAGCTCGCCTTGATGGTGGAGCATGATGCAGTCTCCGATCTGAGCGATTCTTTCGGCCACGAGGGCCTCCCTGCTGATGGCGCACAATACGCCGGCCGAATCCATGCCTCCCTCCACCATCTCTGTAATGGacgaaaaaatacaaaacgtaTCATAACGTGACAGGTGGacacattggcccgtattctgaactatggtgtaacttaaactcaggtttaaagttgtggtttaagtatggacagccaattgtcacataattactaacagtaaagatatcatacttcagctcattctgctctcaaatcatttactaattgtgtaggaagtatgaataaatggttgtcttcaccatcgatgaatcaggaaatagcacagtaaacataagaaacatacaatttgatgaaattatgtgacaattggccgtccatacttaaaccacaactttaaacccgagtttaagttaaacctaacttcagaatatggaccataggcccgtattctgaactcgggtttaaattaaaccctggtgttcaaagttgtggttcaactatggagagccaattggagcaTAAATCCCTAACAGTGTCATTCAATTTATATGACGCCCAAATTGTTCAtgattgtctgggaatgataattgaagtatttttcttccttaatgaaagaaaaaggatacaaaattgtaatcattagaaatatataatataaacagAACTTTTGGCtctccataattttagcacaggtTTACACTGTGGTCTaacttaaacctgacttcagaatacaggccatagaccagtattctgaagtcaggtttaactttactagaccatggtctaactccatgctaaaattatggaaagccaaaaatgtataaattgtccttacattgtatgtttctcatgtttactgtgctctttcctaactCATGAATGTTGAAAAAAGCTTTATCCATCCTTCCTTCCGAAACAGTTAGGAATGATTGGACAGAAAAATGAACCGATACACTGAAATTCTACTATTACATATTTGTTCCattattggctatccatagttaaaccacaactttaaaccagagtttaaatcaaacccgATCTCAGCATACAGGCCACAGCATTGTATTGGTGTTACTACAGTCTTTCAGAGAGCCACCAGTTAGAATCCAACTGCagtcctatattttttttacaagacaTTACTCTCCCATTTTTGTTCTTTGCACCCATGTGTTGAAAGCTGGGTGCAGACAAGAAAAAAGTTACATACTTCTAAATGTACGCTAGGTTATGTATATAAGCAGATTCTTCTTTACTCTGCATTTACACCATAAAATGTTGGGGCTATTTGAGACATATTTAGGACTGAGAAACCATGATGCCCCACCCCACGCCTCTGATCTCCGCCGCCggttcatacatgtgtgtatgatatgtcttccttacaatgaaataagttgcagcaatgaatatctcatcagttgttaatccaattatttttgttcaatgaaaaaatttgaataaacctaattctaTACCACAAtatccaaaagaaaaagtgTGGGCTTGCTCATTGagtattcatgaagacatgccttaAACTGGTTCAtcataataatgcaaatcttgaaAATGCCATAGCTCAGTTatttcttgtctgattttatgaaatttttcagttttttgtttAAACCTTGAACTGTTGCacaggaataatgcaaatctttaaaatgccatagctttgtttttttaataaaatttttcagcattttgtttatctgatttttttttatcggttcaaatcttattattttcagcctggagtacccctttaaacaGCTCCAATATCATCAAGTTGACTATGAttagtaaaaaacaaaatgatatctgatgttaataataaaagaaataggcATTTAtgtagcgccatctatctagaaatattctattccgaggcacgttgttgttattatttaatagctgcctttcagcgctcatgcattcaaggaattaatcttgccatttacccattcacctcacctgggtcgagtgcaacacaatgcggataaatttcttgctgaaggaaattacgccatggctgggattcgaacccacgaccctctgtttcaaagtcagaagacttattcactgggccacaacgctccataatTGTTTTGGGTACCTTGTTTGAACTGACTCTCAAGCTCCGAGAGAACGTTACTCATCTTCTGTTTGGTACTTTCATCTAAAGAAGCATCTCGACTTCTCTTCTTTCTCAACATGGACGTCCGTGATCTTGGAGATTCTGCCCGAGCTGTGGATGGATCAAAGAAATTCTTGCACGATTGAGTCACATTTAGGAAGATCTAGTTTAATATCAGGCAATAAACTAATTTTCAAGTTTCAGGGACTCATTTTCGTAGCCTACAGTGTAAATTAGACGCAACAATGGATAAGTGGTTAATATTGCATTCAATGGGGATTATCCAGGGTTCTTTTGAGCATTtagggggcaaaatcgccccgAGCACCTGTGTATTTTTTCCTTCTGTAGTGTATGCAttaccagtagaaaaaatggtcaattattattgtattatcatcattattattattactattattattattatttttttatgatttttttttattatcattattaagtcTTGTTTATAAAGGGTAGCCTCATCAGTGACGCACACTGTTCTCCCAGGGGGacctggtacatgtacatgtaaacacatACAAAACTAATTGACAGCAAAGAATAAAGTTTGCTGAATTGTGTCTTAAATCTTGGGCTAGGGTCTTCAGGTTCTCCAATATGTTGAAATGAAGCATTGTAGGGTTGCTGCCTTACTTAATGCCATTGGGATACTATTCCAGAGAACTGCATCATGTATGGATATCCTTTTCTTCCTATTCTCtgttttacattatatataatGATTCCATAACTGTCAGCATTTCTGGTACGGTATAAGTGGGTGTTCGATAATTTTATGAACAAATCTGAGATGTATTGCAGGCAACTTCCTTCTACATGTTTATGTCTAGAATTAGAAAAATACATGGGAAGTAACTTATATTCTTTGTCTTGTGTATTACACAACCAAAATTCTTAATATCCAAATTACACTGTCTGTGTGAGTGGAAATGTAATGCAAATGAGGTTTCTTTTAAATCCAGTTTGCCCAATCTGAAGAAATCAACCTATCCATGCATTTACTTTTACACATGACAGTGCAAaagattaatttgtttaatcGGAGAGGGACCCAAAAATGTAGTCTGTATTTTTAATGGTTTACTgtacaattttatgatttcctATTTTGCCAAAAGAGATGCTTGTCTGCTCGAGAGTGGAGTGTCAATTTTCAGCGCACATCTTTTTTGCACTGCAGTGTGGTGCAATAAACGATGTCCATTGCTATGTGAGGTGTATTGACCATTCATGATGGTCAAAATAATCAACGTAAGCCTTGTCTTCACTTGTCTTAACctcaatatgattatttttcgtTCTCAAAGTATGATACCATTACAAGAACTAACAAGGACTGTTACAGTGAATGTTTGTTAAATTTTTCAAGCAGTTTTGATCACATGGGGAAAAATATTTGGTACAATTCTATGTACAAAATGCTAAATAAATGAGAtcttttaaaacacattttgaaatctACTGCTGTTCAACTCAtgtctattcatttattttagtgCAAGATTGATGCTAAAGTGGTAACAGACTTACAGACTTTAAGAGCTGGCATCCTGGAGGTGAAGCTTGGTGGTGATACCCCAAACTTTGAACTTGATGCCGACGAGGTGTTAGACGAGACAGCATCTCTTGTCAGGTCATCGGTCGGAAGGTGAAACCCTTCAAGTGTGTCCTCGGAACCTAGAGCATCCACCTCAAGTCCTTGACCCTGGAAGGCTACAGTGGAAGAATCGATGCTACGTACTGCAGATTCTTGTTCATGAGGGGGCATCCCTGCAAGGATTCCCGCAGCGGCAATTCGCCGGATCTGACGGAACTCCTCGCTATCCCTGCTGCAGGAGTCACTGTCGATGCTCGAAGGCGTatctttttagaaaaaaatataaagaattatgCTTGAAGAGATGTTTCATACAGGGGCCATGGAACGAttttggaaaggggggggggtgaccattCAATAATTCACAATCAGATGCcagtaacacaaaacttagcaatgatcatagattGATTCCATAGACTACAATGGAAGCATATCTATAGATGCATTGTAGGCCATAGACTACAAtgcaagcgtacgattaatcgctaacctttgtgatACAAAGCCTAGATGGTCATCATATGTTTATTCTATAGAAAAGAGTAATACGAAGTAATACTAAGCATGAAATTTGTGGGAGACAAAAGTCCATTGCGAAAACTAATCAAATTTTCCACTCTACACTGCATGTTGTTTATGGTCATGACTAAACATAGATAAAAATACAGATGTGCCTACAGTACTATGATTTCTGAAGATAATATGTACTGTAGTCTGCAGCTGAACAAATCAATGGAGTTCGAAGAAAGTTCTTGcttattcatcatcattaatatgaGGATTAACACATGATTGACACAATATTCTAATCTAACATTGTCTGACTCTCCCCCCCTCCCGTCTTATACACCACTGCCCTGTTCTACACTTTACTCACCTTGTGAATGTGAACTAGCTTGACTTCTTAACCCAAAGCTCATGGCATCATCCCCGTCGTCATCCAGCCTGTCATCGCTTTCACCATCAGACTCATCCCCGATCTCCTCAAACCTTGGTAGGATTCCTAGGTAGTTGAGGACCACAAACTTTGTCTCGTACTTGAACTCCTGTGGGGTTTCAGCGAGGTTCGCCATCTCTGACCTGAAATCATTCCAAACAGATATAAACGGCATGTAATATACAGTATGTTTGTTAGTTACATGTAAGTGTCAAGCAACAGGTTtacttataattataataatagtatagCGCATACAATGTATTATGTTTATAAGATCTCTATGCGATTCAAAAACACTTGGATAAAAtaaccctggctttagctgggTGGCCATAATTATCACAGCGCACACACATATCTTTGaataaattcctaccaggtacccatctACCTCATCTGGTTTGAGTGCACTAAAATGTGGTTCAATTCCTTGCTGAAACTAcctcatggctgggatttgaacccatgaccctgtGTGTCAAAGGTCcaagactaatccacttggccacaGTGCCCTTACCTACATATTGTTGAAGCATTTTACCTTGGAATTTCAAATGGTGGAGTGGAGTGtctatttcatgtttttaacaGCAAGAGGGGATTTaaactaaaaaatgaaaaaaaataaaagatgaagtGAGGGTGTTCTCTGTGAGTGTGAGGTGAATTCAGCCACTACCATAGTCGGGGTCCAAACTTAATTTAAAACCTGGATAACAATTGAAAATCTATCCATTTTGTCTTAAAGAATTCTTTGCATCATAAAGCACTTGGATAGCAGAAACAGTCTGTGCTTCACACATTTAATATGAAAAAGTGCTATATAATCATAAATGCCAAACACACTATCCAAACTGTATTACTAAAAGACAAAgtcaaccacccccccccccacaccaaTTGATAGTGGACGGAAAGAACAAGTTAGGCCTACTGTAGATCACGACCTCTATTGTTCAGTAACTTCAGTTCGTGCTCTGAATTGGATTGTAGCACTTGTTATCATTTGTCACGACTGTCGAGAATAACGattcagttttttttatgaaatgcaatccttcattttaaaatttgaattaatttaatttcagtTAGGCTAGGCAATGGCACTAGGTGCATTTgccttaaattttctttttatattttgatagaaCAATGTAGTTAAAACTTAGCAAAATCTTCACTATGTTCACATTTTCTGGCAGCCAAGTTGATCATCTACTGTCTTGATGTGACATGTTTCCATGGCTCCTCTCAGAGGCTCAGACAGTCCTAGGTCAGCATAAAGACTTTAAAATGCCTAATTTTAGTTGCATAtaaaaccaaatattttgagggtgCACAACATAGCTGTGGGAAAATTTGTAATAAGTTGGCAGCCAACGAAGTGAGcctgaaaaaattgcgttttgaaattaaattctgtAGATTTTTCCATTATATTCTGCAAATAACATACTtcattgttttctattcattacATGACGTTGCctcctatattttcttttatatcccCTTGGATGTTGAACCaacacctcccccaccccctGTACGCCTGTGACTGAATGTAAAGCTTAATATGGAAGGGCCTTAGGGAGGGGGATATAGAGCTCTTTGAGGGTtatagatgaagagcccctaATATGGGTTCTGGGAAGAGCCCCATGTAGCTTTAGAGATTTAGCCAAAGGGGAATTCTATAAAATGGTccaacctttttgtacgtccaACTCCCACTtatctcaagttttacttcactatATAAGTTTACAAAGTCATAGTCCTTTAGGTACATTACACAGTTTCATAAGAACCAGAAATcaaagacagaaaatttcatgaaggtccaaCATTTAGGGGGTCagatgtaaatatttcattaaattacCCCAAAGTAAACATTGAGACTTTTTAATGGTAAATATTTCAAGCCTTTGGCCAAGGACTTTTCTGTCCTGATTGCGACTATTATTGCATTAAGATTTAATTAAGATAAGTTAAGTTTGAATGGCCCGACCATCGAAACGAGCCACAGTGAAAAGGACCTAGGAGCCATTTTCGACGATCAGCTAAGTTTTTCTCAGCATATAGATCAGATAGCAAAGGCAGGAAATAAGAAGATGGGGATTATCAAGAGATCTTTCTCTTTCCTTGAACCTAAGAGCTTCAAGCTACTTTTTTATAAGTCCATAGTTCGACCTGCTTTGGAGTATTGTTCACAGATTTGGCATCCATACTTAAAGAAGGATCAGGCGAAACTCGAAATAGTTCAACGAAGAGCTACAAAAGCAGTTCCGAGTTTACACAACAAGAGTTACCCGGAAAGATTGGCCCAATTGAAGTTACCTTCATTATCTTACCGACGTCACAGAGCAGATCTTATCCAAGTGTTCCGAATAACTCAAAGGACTGACAATCTAGAGACTTCTAAATTCTTCAAATTCAATGAAGACTCCAGAACTAGaggacatatatatataagatcGAGAAACCTCGAGCAAATACTCGAAAAAGACAAAATTCTTTCTCATATCGAGTAGTATCTGAGTGGAATAACTTGCCAAGCCAAGTAGTGAAGAGCACTTCCATAAActctttcaaatcaaacttgCAGAAATCTTGGAAGCCGAATAAGGATAAGTTTAACCCAAACCTATCTTTTACATGCCCATGTTTTCATTATTAACTTGCTGAAACCACACATTGCCATACAACTAGTTCCAGTTTTGTTCCACTATACTGACTTTATGAAACCAAGAAATCAAGAAATTGGAAAGAGAGGGGCAAACAAGTTTTCATAGGTAAAACTTTACGCC
This DNA window, taken from Lytechinus variegatus isolate NC3 chromosome 19, Lvar_3.0, whole genome shotgun sequence, encodes the following:
- the LOC121405896 gene encoding uncharacterized protein LOC121405896 gives rise to the protein MANLAETPQEFKYETKFVVLNYLGILPRFEEIGDESDGESDDRLDDDGDDAMSFGLRSQASSHSQDTPSSIDSDSCSRDSEEFRQIRRIAAAGILAGMPPHEQESAVRSIDSSTVAFQGQGLEVDALGSEDTLEGFHLPTDDLTRDAVSSNTSSASSSKFGVSPPSFTSRMPALKVSRAESPRSRTSMLRKKRSRDASLDESTKQKMSNVLSELESQFKQEMVEGGMDSAGVLCAISREALVAERIAQIGDCIMLHHQGELEQAYQQAMSHGAGPLNYGSFKSGMKSLVKNSVPGWYHVAVMMKYTRQMAVSVLDQGSRGIAAVTDFAAQYIEENLAQAILEQGGWDAITNVDLDKIDNETWSEISSGNPSPQGIQSPSHTTPPLFMDEDGFLSPRQRKSGTTSTNQANQPPDPMSGLNAASNIKLETEHGATDRDESDSVSSAVSRPQGLLLDGSVMQTNTDLSPGRRRYQSERVADQPDLLDPDDSPRRRASSFGSKPIIATAAACTATVAAVAAVGAYALLKK